The Paenibacillus sp. MBLB1832 genome has a window encoding:
- the fliD gene encoding flagellar filament capping protein FliD, with protein MVTRLNGFSGSGIDIDDTVSKLMKAARMPQNKLKQNKQTLEWQRDDYRAMNSKIMEFRNIAFNMKLQSAYQTKKSSSSDDSIVSATSSSNAAEGIYTLKVNKLASGAKVTSDVLALATSNSSTLEDLGLSSSSTLTVGGQKGTITLNVEKADTIASLVSRINSKTSVTGVGVNYDSTMKRLFFVSSGTGQSAEVNLQMESSNGTTNLLKDVLGISSAAISGTTGQTYKGTNTFSAGTTTIVDSTITSAQTLRVSAGGKTVDVTVSSSSAIGNVIDAINSSDVGKLGISAYITSDNKLAFFAPGGEAITLSDQTADGTDITTNFALSAPTSTSYSQLGVKGTQADVEFNGVSAKYDSNTFSINGMTFTAKKEQAPTDSAVSITTTRDVDGVYNSIKTLVDKYNELITTVNTKVSEKKYKDFSPLTDEQREGMKDDQIKAWEEKAKSGLLRNDDLLSSGLTNFRTSFSAIVTGLPTGDYKTLSEIGISTSLIAGNSISGSYSENGKIYINDAKLKAAIAENPDEVMALFITNDGDKDSDAGDGLATKLYDKATRLISNLTKKAGATSSVDSNYLIGKSINSINTNIDKLTAKLDALETRYYNQFTAMEKYITQMQAQSAQLSQQMGG; from the coding sequence ATGGTAACTCGATTAAACGGCTTTTCGGGTTCGGGAATCGATATTGATGATACGGTTAGTAAGTTAATGAAGGCTGCGAGAATGCCACAGAATAAATTAAAGCAGAATAAGCAGACGCTGGAATGGCAGCGTGATGATTACCGTGCTATGAACTCTAAAATCATGGAATTTCGGAACATAGCATTTAATATGAAATTACAGTCAGCCTACCAAACGAAGAAGTCATCCTCATCGGATGATAGTATAGTTTCTGCTACATCATCTTCCAATGCTGCCGAGGGGATTTATACACTGAAAGTGAACAAGCTTGCGTCTGGAGCTAAGGTGACCTCGGATGTATTAGCTCTTGCAACGAGTAATTCTTCGACACTAGAAGACTTAGGATTATCCAGCTCTTCGACACTGACCGTTGGCGGTCAAAAAGGGACGATTACCTTAAATGTCGAGAAGGCAGATACGATTGCTAGTTTAGTTTCACGAATAAATAGTAAAACGAGTGTTACTGGTGTTGGTGTTAACTATGATAGCACGATGAAGCGATTGTTTTTCGTATCGTCAGGTACGGGGCAGTCTGCTGAGGTTAATTTGCAAATGGAATCCTCTAATGGTACTACCAATCTGCTGAAGGATGTACTGGGTATTTCTTCTGCAGCAATCTCGGGTACTACAGGACAAACCTACAAGGGAACGAATACATTTAGCGCTGGGACGACTACGATCGTAGATAGTACTATTACCTCGGCGCAAACACTGCGTGTAAGCGCAGGGGGGAAAACAGTCGATGTGACCGTAAGCAGCTCAAGTGCAATCGGAAATGTCATCGATGCAATTAACAGCTCTGATGTTGGGAAGCTTGGCATATCTGCCTATATAACAAGTGATAACAAGCTTGCTTTCTTTGCTCCAGGGGGAGAAGCGATTACTTTATCAGATCAAACTGCAGATGGAACGGATATTACGACTAATTTTGCTTTAAGTGCACCGACGTCAACGAGTTATTCCCAGCTTGGTGTAAAGGGTACTCAAGCCGATGTTGAGTTTAATGGTGTTTCCGCCAAATATGACTCCAATACATTTTCCATTAATGGCATGACGTTTACGGCAAAGAAAGAGCAAGCACCGACTGATTCAGCAGTTAGTATTACAACGACACGAGATGTCGATGGCGTGTACAATTCGATTAAGACACTTGTTGATAAATACAATGAATTGATTACGACGGTTAATACCAAAGTTTCTGAGAAGAAGTACAAGGATTTCTCTCCTTTAACAGATGAACAGCGAGAAGGAATGAAAGATGATCAAATTAAAGCTTGGGAAGAGAAAGCGAAGAGCGGCTTACTGCGCAATGATGATTTGCTTTCAAGCGGCTTAACAAACTTTAGGACTTCTTTTTCCGCTATAGTAACCGGATTACCGACAGGAGATTATAAAACCCTATCAGAAATTGGCATCTCAACAAGCCTGATTGCCGGAAATTCTATTTCAGGTAGTTACTCGGAAAACGGTAAAATTTATATTAACGATGCAAAGCTTAAAGCAGCAATCGCGGAAAACCCTGATGAAGTCATGGCGCTTTTTATTACAAATGATGGAGATAAAGATTCGGATGCAGGTGACGGCTTAGCGACGAAATTATATGATAAAGCCACACGGTTAATTTCTAACCTTACAAAAAAGGCCGGGGCTACTTCAAGTGTCGATTCTAATTATTTAATCGGCAAATCGATTAATTCGATTAACACTAATATTGATAAGCTAACAGCTAAGCTGGATGCGCTCGAAACCCGATATTATAATCAATTTACAGCAATGGAAAAGTATATTACACAAATGCAGGCGCAGAGTGCACAGCTTAGTCAGCAAATGGGCGGCTAA
- the fliS gene encoding flagellar export chaperone FliS: protein MSYPQRNKYLESSVQTATPAQLLIMLCDGGIRFCRMGIEALKASNFQEANTNLVKVQDIISEFSITLDRSIPIANDLLKLYEYFTRRLVEANMKKEVEPAEEVLGYLMQLKETWMQAAKLAQSTVSPVASGVSHG, encoded by the coding sequence ATGAGTTATCCGCAGCGGAATAAATACTTGGAGTCTTCCGTTCAGACTGCGACTCCAGCACAGTTGTTAATTATGCTTTGTGATGGTGGCATTCGGTTTTGCAGAATGGGCATCGAGGCATTAAAGGCTAGTAACTTCCAAGAAGCCAATACGAACCTAGTAAAGGTGCAAGATATCATTAGCGAATTCTCGATTACGCTTGATCGTTCCATTCCAATAGCAAATGATCTGCTCAAGCTGTATGAATATTTTACACGCCGTCTTGTTGAAGCGAATATGAAGAAAGAGGTAGAGCCAGCAGAAGAGGTATTGGGTTATCTGATGCAGTTAAAGGAAACATGGATGCAAGCTGCAAAGCTTGCGCAATCAACGGTATCGCCAGTAGCATCCGGTGTCAGCCATGGATGA
- a CDS encoding OmpL47-type beta-barrel domain-containing protein, with protein MSFLFLLQLLFPAASVFATSSSILPPSNVTYQALSADDIKLSWDPVFGANGYKIYEITDGQLLLTGTVTNATYTKNNLAEGSYRYVVSTLSAEGESGPSAPITVTIDYPDMLPPSTLNASIQNGNDIVISWGSAQNAQSYNLYKIDVNGVATLLKSGIDRTFTITRAPEGTYKFAVTSVHTVYGESAQSTIKQIDLVYPIMTAPNNFTASVTNLTDVNLSWDPVSNAMSYKIYQITDGNPVLKSTVSGTTVKYSNVLAGDYSYEVHSYSDRFGESSTGSSVSITVGVVTMLPPSNFAHKIQNGNDIILTWTSAANANSYKIYQIIDGQRVLKSTVTGTTVTYSNMPAGNYTYEIHSVSTRFGESADGSQDSFTLDPIAIVSPSSLSYQLQNINDIILTWDSAVYADSYNVYQVIDGVPVLKSTVTGTTVTFTKMPGGDYSYIVKSISSRFGESTEGSTISFHLESVTMFSPSNVTYQLQNGNDIVLSWPSAANANSYKVYQIVNGQRVLKSSIPGKTVTYTNMPVGDYSYEVHSFSTRFGESADGSQVSFTLSPISMQPPGNLTYTIQNLNDIVLSWDSANLADSYKVYQIVDGTRVLNSTVTDKTVTFTRLPAGNYTYEVHAVSSRFGESVEGSQLSVTLEAVIMNAPANFSYTINDVNTVVLKWDAAPNATGYKVYQISGGQEVLKSSLTGTSVSYSDLPAGSYQYKVYAVSNRFGTSPMGTSLTLEVVFPTMQPPTNFTSTITTPSSVTLSWTAVDYATSYKVYQIVGGNKVLKSTVTGTSVSYTSLPPGEYSYVVHSSSSRFGDSAEGSQLSLTLDGVTMQAPTNVTSTITIVTDVTLKWTVATNATKYKIYEVVDGQKVLKNTVSSATASFTGLSAGDHNFMIHSFSTLYGESAEGAAITVSIVYPVITPPSNLVYKIQKGNDIVLTWGTASNADSYNIYELINNQKVLLKSGLFLTTTLTNVAEGMHTYIVQTVNNRFGESQEGSLITVPLQYPNMEAPGNLTTSLANGNDLTLQWNTVPYATAYKVYQIINGQKVLKSTVTNTTVTYPNTAAGALIFEVYSYSDRFGESAAGSQVSLTLDYQEMLAPVNLIYSISNGNNISLKWDAVSYSTSYKVYQVIDGQKVLKRTVTDPNTLFSNMPEGPYTYVVHSYSDRFGESKVGSQVDFNLIFPVMQSPINLVQSITNFVDINLSWKSSTYANSYNVYRVIDNQKVLLTTTTSTSTILNNMPQGNYTIEVHSYSNRFGESPDGSKINFDLIYPVMQAPTNLTYSITKGNDIVLKWDAVTYAGSYKIYKVQDGQKTLVKSVTGISGTFINMPEGPYQYEVNSVNDTFGESPKSAAIQFNLVWPIVQPPVLKDTVYNANNVTLTWNAVTWANEYRVYHVLGETRELLYKGTDLTYPIYNLTQDAHSYEVTAFSTRFGESAASNRVTESIVYPTMQPPVAALNLVTATSARITWNFITYANGYNVYEIIDGKPVLLINNLNNLSYTVSNLSNADHKYYVTSLSNSFGESTPSNTVVAKLILDTVPPVTTAQASTDWSNQSQQVSLTATDNDSGVYKTYYSIDDQVFIEGTSILVADDGTHKITFYSVDKAGNIETAKSIWVKVDKTKPVTRSNAPTEWSKEAVAVKLIATDSGSGVAKTFYAVNGTDFVEGTSFVVDKEGVNQISFYSVDAVGNVESAKTAEVKIDRNSTDYKLCCSN; from the coding sequence ATGTCATTTCTTTTTCTATTGCAATTACTTTTCCCTGCAGCAAGCGTATTTGCAACAAGCAGTTCCATTTTGCCACCTAGTAATGTTACCTATCAGGCTCTGAGCGCTGATGATATTAAACTAAGCTGGGACCCTGTGTTTGGTGCGAATGGGTATAAGATCTATGAAATTACAGATGGCCAGCTTCTACTGACTGGCACAGTAACCAATGCTACATATACGAAAAATAATCTAGCCGAAGGTTCTTATCGGTATGTCGTATCTACCTTAAGTGCTGAAGGGGAATCCGGTCCAAGCGCCCCGATCACCGTCACCATTGACTACCCAGACATGTTGCCACCATCGACGCTAAACGCTTCGATTCAAAATGGTAACGATATCGTAATTAGCTGGGGTTCTGCTCAAAATGCTCAATCTTATAATCTTTATAAGATTGATGTGAATGGAGTAGCGACGTTATTAAAATCCGGGATAGATAGGACGTTTACGATAACCCGGGCACCCGAAGGTACCTATAAATTTGCTGTAACATCTGTACATACAGTATACGGTGAATCAGCCCAATCGACGATTAAACAGATTGATCTGGTATACCCAATAATGACTGCACCCAATAATTTCACTGCTTCAGTAACCAACCTCACTGATGTGAATTTAAGCTGGGATCCAGTATCGAATGCAATGAGTTATAAGATCTACCAAATCACTGACGGTAATCCAGTTCTTAAGAGTACGGTCAGTGGAACAACTGTAAAATATAGCAATGTACTGGCAGGAGATTATAGCTATGAAGTTCACTCCTACAGTGATCGCTTCGGAGAATCGTCCACAGGCAGCAGCGTTAGCATAACGGTTGGTGTTGTAACGATGCTTCCACCAAGCAATTTTGCACATAAGATTCAAAATGGCAATGATATTATTCTAACTTGGACATCAGCAGCTAATGCAAATTCTTACAAAATCTATCAAATTATTGATGGACAACGGGTTTTAAAGAGTACAGTAACAGGGACAACCGTTACTTATTCAAATATGCCAGCAGGCAACTATACCTATGAAATTCATTCCGTATCTACCCGATTTGGGGAATCGGCAGATGGCAGTCAAGATTCATTTACACTAGATCCTATAGCCATAGTGAGCCCAAGTAGCCTTTCTTATCAGCTTCAAAACATTAATGACATTATCTTAACATGGGATAGTGCTGTTTATGCGGATAGCTATAATGTCTATCAAGTTATTGATGGAGTGCCTGTTCTAAAAAGCACAGTTACAGGAACGACGGTAACCTTCACCAAGATGCCTGGCGGTGATTACAGTTATATTGTGAAATCTATATCCAGCCGTTTTGGTGAATCCACTGAAGGCAGCACGATTTCATTTCATCTCGAAAGTGTAACGATGTTCTCACCTAGCAATGTTACTTATCAGCTTCAGAATGGTAATGACATTGTTTTATCTTGGCCGTCTGCTGCCAATGCAAACAGCTATAAAGTCTACCAAATTGTAAATGGACAGCGAGTTTTAAAGAGTTCGATACCGGGTAAAACAGTAACCTACACCAATATGCCAGTTGGTGACTACTCCTATGAGGTTCATTCCTTTTCAACTAGATTTGGTGAGTCTGCAGACGGCAGTCAAGTATCCTTTACGTTAAGTCCAATATCTATGCAGCCGCCTGGTAATCTAACATATACGATTCAAAATCTTAACGATATCGTTTTATCATGGGATTCTGCTAATTTAGCAGATAGTTATAAGGTGTATCAAATCGTAGACGGAACTCGTGTTTTAAATAGTACGGTGACAGACAAAACTGTAACTTTTACTAGGTTGCCTGCAGGGAATTACACCTATGAGGTTCACGCTGTATCTAGTCGATTTGGTGAATCGGTCGAAGGCAGTCAGCTATCCGTAACTCTGGAGGCAGTCATCATGAATGCACCAGCCAACTTTTCATATACAATAAACGATGTCAACACGGTTGTATTAAAGTGGGATGCTGCGCCGAATGCGACAGGTTATAAAGTTTACCAGATTAGCGGTGGACAAGAGGTTCTGAAAAGTTCTTTAACAGGAACATCAGTTAGCTACAGTGATTTGCCCGCTGGTAGTTATCAATATAAGGTTTACGCAGTATCGAATCGTTTCGGAACTTCACCAATGGGTACATCTCTCACTTTGGAAGTAGTATTTCCAACGATGCAGCCACCAACCAATTTTACAAGTACGATCACGACTCCTTCTAGTGTTACACTTAGCTGGACAGCGGTAGATTACGCGACAAGCTATAAAGTGTACCAAATTGTTGGTGGTAATAAAGTCCTAAAAAGCACAGTGACTGGAACTTCTGTTTCGTATACAAGCTTACCACCAGGTGAGTATAGCTACGTGGTTCATTCGAGTTCAAGTCGCTTTGGGGACTCTGCCGAAGGCAGTCAGCTTTCATTGACTTTGGATGGTGTAACGATGCAGGCCCCAACAAACGTAACGTCCACGATAACAATCGTTACAGATGTTACGCTAAAGTGGACAGTAGCCACTAATGCTACAAAATATAAAATATATGAAGTGGTCGATGGCCAAAAAGTACTAAAAAACACAGTGTCCAGCGCAACTGCTTCGTTCACCGGATTATCAGCTGGTGACCATAATTTTATGATCCACTCGTTCTCGACACTCTACGGAGAGTCTGCAGAAGGGGCTGCAATTACCGTATCTATCGTATACCCAGTCATTACGCCTCCTAGTAATTTGGTTTATAAAATTCAAAAGGGCAATGATATCGTGCTAACTTGGGGTACGGCTTCTAATGCAGACAGCTATAATATCTATGAGCTTATTAATAACCAAAAGGTATTGCTTAAGTCAGGTTTGTTCTTAACGACAACACTAACGAATGTTGCCGAAGGTATGCATACCTATATCGTTCAAACGGTAAATAACCGATTTGGCGAATCACAAGAGGGAAGCTTAATTACAGTTCCATTGCAGTATCCAAATATGGAAGCACCAGGAAACTTAACAACTAGCCTGGCTAATGGTAATGATCTTACCTTGCAATGGAATACAGTACCTTATGCAACAGCTTACAAAGTATATCAAATCATTAATGGTCAGAAAGTGTTAAAAAGTACGGTTACAAATACGACTGTCACTTACCCGAACACAGCTGCAGGGGCGCTCATCTTTGAGGTTTATTCATACAGTGATCGATTCGGTGAATCAGCCGCAGGTAGTCAAGTATCACTCACTCTGGACTATCAAGAAATGCTAGCACCGGTAAACTTGATTTATAGCATTTCAAATGGTAATAATATTTCATTAAAGTGGGATGCTGTTTCCTATTCAACAAGTTATAAAGTTTACCAAGTTATCGATGGTCAAAAAGTATTAAAAAGAACCGTGACCGATCCAAACACATTGTTCAGCAACATGCCTGAAGGTCCATATACGTATGTGGTCCACTCATACAGTGATCGATTTGGTGAATCGAAAGTAGGCAGCCAGGTTGACTTTAATTTAATTTTCCCTGTAATGCAGTCCCCAATCAATCTGGTGCAGAGTATAACCAACTTCGTTGATATTAACCTAAGCTGGAAATCAAGCACTTATGCAAACTCTTATAATGTTTATCGGGTTATCGATAATCAGAAAGTGTTGTTAACAACAACGACGAGTACATCAACAATTCTTAACAATATGCCACAAGGTAATTATACAATTGAGGTTCACTCATATAGTAATCGCTTTGGTGAATCACCAGATGGCAGCAAAATTAATTTTGATCTGATATATCCGGTTATGCAGGCCCCTACTAATTTAACCTACAGCATTACTAAGGGTAATGATATTGTATTGAAATGGGATGCTGTAACTTATGCTGGTTCATACAAAATTTATAAGGTTCAAGACGGCCAAAAAACGCTCGTTAAATCTGTAACAGGAATAAGCGGAACGTTTATTAATATGCCTGAAGGCCCTTATCAATATGAGGTAAATTCCGTCAACGATACGTTTGGTGAATCGCCTAAATCGGCAGCCATTCAATTCAATCTCGTATGGCCTATTGTTCAACCACCAGTTTTGAAAGACACAGTTTATAATGCTAACAACGTAACATTAACCTGGAATGCAGTAACATGGGCAAATGAATACCGCGTGTATCACGTATTAGGTGAAACACGAGAACTCCTGTATAAAGGCACGGATTTAACGTATCCAATTTACAACTTGACTCAAGATGCTCATAGCTATGAAGTAACCGCGTTTAGCACTCGTTTTGGGGAATCTGCCGCTTCTAATCGAGTAACCGAGTCTATCGTTTATCCGACTATGCAGCCTCCAGTTGCAGCCTTGAATCTAGTAACTGCAACAAGTGCGCGGATAACATGGAATTTCATCACTTATGCAAATGGATATAACGTTTATGAAATTATTGATGGTAAACCGGTGCTCTTAATTAATAATCTAAACAACCTGTCTTATACGGTTTCAAACTTGTCGAATGCAGACCATAAATACTATGTCACTTCGTTGAGTAATTCATTTGGTGAATCGACACCTTCCAACACGGTTGTTGCTAAGTTGATCTTGGATACAGTACCTCCAGTTACAACAGCTCAGGCATCAACGGATTGGTCGAATCAGAGTCAACAGGTTAGCTTAACTGCTACGGATAATGATTCAGGTGTCTACAAAACGTATTACTCAATTGATGATCAAGTTTTTATAGAAGGTACTTCTATTCTTGTAGCGGATGATGGTACTCATAAAATTACCTTCTATTCGGTAGATAAAGCGGGCAATATAGAAACGGCTAAAAGTATTTGGGTAAAGGTTGATAAAACGAAGCCAGTCACTCGCTCTAATGCACCAACCGAATGGTCGAAGGAAGCTGTGGCAGTTAAGCTAATAGCGACCGACTCAGGTAGCGGTGTAGCAAAAACATTCTACGCTGTCAACGGAACTGACTTTGTCGAAGGGACATCTTTTGTAGTCGATAAAGAGGGAGTGAACCAAATCTCTTTCTACTCTGTAGATGCTGTAGGTAACGTAGAGTCGGCAAAAACGGCAGAAGTTAAGATTGATAGAAACAGCACCGATTACAAGCTCTGTTGCTCCAACTGA